In Musa acuminata AAA Group cultivar baxijiao chromosome BXJ2-10, Cavendish_Baxijiao_AAA, whole genome shotgun sequence, a genomic segment contains:
- the LOC104000424 gene encoding uncharacterized protein At5g39570, whose product MASAWRGRDEAVDDFDEYDPTPYGGGYDLSLTFGRPLPPSEETCYPISSAGSNVDYARPQYSSGSVPSAYGASDYGEPYGRPKPKPEPAYGFRPQQEVEGGGGVGDFGGYGGGRRPQPRPGFQDHGSEPGSGYGGSEEYGSGYGRGLPKRDEDSSYGYGYGQGHPKPSREEEAGQGYGYGSKYQGGGEHGSGGGGYGGGNYGSGGGGGNYGSGGGGGYGGGNYGSGGGGGYGGGSYGSGGGGYGSGDYGSGGGHKYQSDESGYGSNTKPTYQRPVSGGDEEGTGRYNRPVYGRDEEGTERYNKPVYGGDEEESGRYNRPSRHDPNQGEGYGRPSYVNPAYGADQGEGYGRTSYGNDSDEEKKHRHHKHRHHHHEYADD is encoded by the coding sequence ATGGCGTCCGCCTGGAGAGGACGAGATGAGGCGGTGGATGACTTCGACGAGTATGATCCGACGCCTTATGGCGGGGGGTACGATCTCAGTCTCACCTTTGGCCGCCCCCTCCCGCCCTCCGAGGAGACCTGCTACCCCATCTCCTCCGCGGGCTCTAACGTAGACTACGCAAGGCCTCAGTACTCCTCCGGCTCCGTCCCCTCCGCCTACGGGGCCTCCGACTACGGCGAGCCCTATGGCCGCCCGAAGCCCAAGCCGGAGCCGGCCTACGGCTTCCGGCCCCAGCAAGAGGTCGAGGGAGGTGGAGGCGTCGGTGATTTTGGTGGCTACGGTGGCGGTCGCCGCCCTCAGCCCAGGCCTGGGTTTCAGGATCACGGATCTGAGCCAGGGTCTGGGTATGGTGGCAGCGAGGAGTACGGATCTGGGTATGGTCGTGGGTTACCCAAGCGCGATGAGGATAGTTCCTACGGATACGGGTATGGGCAAGGGCACCCCAAGCCCTCAAGAGAGGAGGAGGCTGGGCAAGGATATGGTTACGGGAGCAAGTACCAGGGCGGTGGTGAACATGGATCTGGTGGCGGTGGCTATGGCGGTGGCAATTACGgatctggtggtggtggtggcaatTACGGAtctggcggtggtggtggctatGGCGGTGGCAATTACGGatctggtggtggtggcggctatGGCGGTGGCAGTTACGGATCTGGTGGTGGTGGCTATGGTAGTGGCGATTACGGATCTGGTGGTGGTCACAAGTACCAGTCCGATGAGTCCGGATATGGGTCGAATACGAAGCCAACTTATCAGAGGCCTGTCTCTGGTGGAGATGAGGAGGGGACTGGGAGGTATAACAGGCCCGTCTATGGACGAGATGAGGAGGGCACTGAGAGGTATAATAAGCCCGTCTACGGCGGTGACGAGGAGGAGAGTGGGAGGTATAATAGGCCAAGCAGGCACGATCCTAACCAAGGTGAAGGATATGGTCGCCCTAGCTATGTGAATCCTGCATATGGTGCTGATCAAGGTGAAGGGTATGGCCGCACTAGCTAT